Part of the Candidatus Neomarinimicrobiota bacterium genome is shown below.
CAAACCGGAGTTCCTTCTCCATCGCTATAGGGGTGATCAACTCGATCTCCAAACTGACGTTGTCCCCCGGCATGACCATCTCCGTGTCCTTGGGCAGCTCGACAAGTCCCGTAACGTCCGTAGTCCTGAAGTAAAACTGCGGTCTGTAACCCTTAAAGAAT
Proteins encoded:
- the tuf gene encoding elongation factor Tu (EF-Tu; promotes GTP-dependent binding of aminoacyl-tRNA to the A-site of ribosomes during protein biosynthesis; when the tRNA anticodon matches the mRNA codon, GTP hydrolysis results; the inactive EF-Tu-GDP leaves the ribosome and release of GDP is promoted by elongation factor Ts; many prokaryotes have two copies of the gene encoding EF-Tu): FFKGYRPQFYFRTTDVTGLVELPKDTEMVMPGDNVSLEIELITPIAMEKELRFAIREGGHTVGAGVVTEIIE